atcaaataaagtgaaaataatttaaaaaatgtattacaaaaattaaaagtagTAATTTGAAATATGAATGTTTAAGCGGGATAACAAAGCAATGCATAACATAAACCTTTATACTTTGTAGATTCTAAAGACTAAAGAACAATTAAATTCACATAAAAGATGGTAAAGCATGGTCTAAAATGACGAATAAAATAATTGTTCACACCCTATCGACTCCATCACCGTCTATCTCACCAATCGTACAAAGTCATCATATGGGTCCCGCACCCAATCTCAATCACTCATTGGCTGCGACTTGTAACTGCAAATGAAAATAGTCACAGAGAAACCTGACTCCAGTTAATGTGATTGTGCTCCGCATAACGTTCCAAATATACATAAAACGACAAAAAGCCACAAAGCCAAAATTTAACTTTCTTTTTTCATTAGGGGATAAAAGATGGCGCCTTCAGAGTTCAGACATTCAAAACCGTAAAACGACATCGTTGCCGTTCTGTTCCCACAGTTCAAACAAACAGTAAGCGTTGTGCGGTAAGGGTATTGTGGAATAAATTCGTTAattgtattatattttaaagattaaaaataactttttaaaaaaaaaattaatgaaatttctgCAATATTCCgacattaataatttaatttgaaaaatgttgaaaataataagaataaattaaaaatcggcAATGAAAGTCCAGTTTCGAAATACTATAGGAATCAGAAGGGCAATTTAGGGAATGGAAAAAATTGTATGATACTGTATATTTGTAATTGCAGTGTTcggttaatataaataaataacaatccaAATAGACAGCACTGTTATCTTCCATCTCTCAGTTTGCTGCGAAGCTCAGCTCTGCAAATCtgatttttacattttgattaaccagttttttttttgagagagaaaacagagacagagagagagagacgtcaTTTTTATAAGAAGAGGATTTGTACTAATCTCCAGAAATTGAAGGGAAATTGATTGATTGATTGTTTCTTGTAAGTAAATCCTAAAGATTTTCTCTCCTCTTTTGGTTTTCACTCTCTAGGTTTTCGTGTTGTGCTCATTTGGTCGGTGCGGAagcaggagagagagagagagagagagcgctGAAGGTGGAAAGCATTTCGAGGTGTTATCAGTTTGGGGGATCAAAGCGTTTTTTGTTTTTCTGTTTTTCCTAAATTTGCAGCATTTTCCGCTTGTTCCTGAGGTTATcggtggttttttttttttttttttttttgatttttgtttgcGGATGCaatgttttgattttttttcctcttcCTTTGAAACGGAGCTGTGGCATTTTGAGCTTTAGCTTACGGTTGAAGGTTTTGGATCTAATAACTTTTCTCTGTGCTTTTTTGGCTTAAGTTTAGCTGTGGAAGCTCAGTTTGATATTACTTTTAACTAATTTGTGTTATAAATGAGTACTTAATGGTTAGTTTTTCTTGTATATAGATTTAATAAAGCTTATTTTTCTTGCATTTTCTAAGCAACTAgtcaggatttttttttttgggttccGTTTTTATATGTCCGGATACTGATCTTAGTTTCTGATTTGCAGGTCTATGTAACTGCTTACAAATTTAAGCGAAGGGGTGGCTTTTGAGGCTTAAGAGAAATTGCTGGAGTTCAAATATGAGGTTTCAAAAGGCAGATTGCGCGGTCAAATCTATCAGCTCAAAGGCTTCAATGTATGCACTGTTTTGGGGATGATATTATTGGTTCTATCTGCACTTGGAAACAAGAGTATATACAACCGGCACTGCTCATCTGGGATCCGAAGAATCActgcttatttttcttcttttggagCAGATTCTTTCATGATTTGAAGGCTAAAAAGCAATGCTAGTTTGTGGCAGACTGTGAGGTCTTGTTTGGATGTTGTGTCCTTTTCCATTTTGCCAAATAGTGTTGCGGAGTCTCTCTGTAAAGTTTCGCAGGAGAGCAAGTGAGTTTTCTTTGTCAAATTTGAGCCAGTGGAATCAGCTTCTTGCTTTTTGAGCCAAAAGGATATCTAGATCCACAGTGTTTGTAGGCACTACGGCGGATCGAGAAGGCAAAGGAAAATAAAGACATTGTGAAATGGGTTTGTTTTTTGGGAGGAATACTTGAGCAATTTAAGGGAAATGGTGAAATGGTCTTATCAATGATGCTGTGTCTGCTTCTTCGATGATTGGAAGGGGGCATGGTTTTGTTGTCGGTGGTGGTACATGTCTTTGAAATGAACATGGTGGGGGTAGACAATAATGCATAAAATGCTCGTTTTACGGCATCTATTTCTTTCCTGTATAACCGTAGGGCTTGATGTGTGTTGACAATTTGATCTATTAAAGAaacagagattttttttttcaaaagcatTTTGTGGTGGTAGTGATGAGTAGAGAGCAAAAGAGAGGAAAGCAAGAGAAAGGCTCTGATGTGGCCGAGAAAGTTGTAGTTGCAGTTAAGGCATCTAAGGAGATTCCTAAGACTGCCTTGGTGTGGGCTTTGACTCATGTCGTGCATGCTGGCGACTGCATTACTTTGCTTGTTGTTGTCCCTTCACAGAGTTCAGGTGCCTTTTCCATTTCTCTTGTTAATGTTTGCTTCTTTGCTTTTCAAATATTGAGTAGTAAGTGTTGATTGAGAGTGCACTTTTCTTACTACTGTTCACTTTTGCCATATCCCGTCCTGCTTCAGTTTATTCATCCTATTTTCGACTAATGAGTACTTTTAGCTGGTACCAGTACCTTCTAGTATATAGCAAGGATATTTCACTTTTCTCTTTCCAGAAGTGTTTAGGGAAGTTGAATTGTTGCAATGTATTAACCGTTTCTGGCAATCCACCGAGTACTTACTTTTCTTGGTAGTACTGATATTCCGACTctctttgaaaattttgagaccTATGATTTATGGTTCTGTCGCGATCTATAAATTTCAGCaactcaatttttctttttttcatattGCTTTGATAATAGATATGGCACTGACAATTATTTCTGTTCTTTAGGTCGAAAGCTATGGGGTTTCCCTAGATTTGCAGGGGACTGTGCCAGTGGTCACCGGAAGTCTCATTCAGGAGCAACCTCTGAGCAGAAGTGCGATATTACAGATTCCTGCTCCCAGATGATCCTTCAGCTCCACGATGTTTATGATCCAAACAAGGTGAGGACATCTATATACGTGAATTTGGACATCTATATACGAATTTATGTTCAATGCATTTGACACCAATGCTTATCCTGGTTTATTTTTTCAGATCAATGTGAAGATAAAGATCGTTTCTGGCTCACCTTGTGGGGCAGTGGCTGCAGAAGCCAAGAGGGCGCAGGCCAATTGGGTTGTATTAGACAAGtagtactttttctttttcatatttCTGTTTCACCCCCTTTTGAGTTTCTGTTACCTGGTCCAAAAATGAACAGCTAATTTCTATGATTTTGAATTAACATGGATCTCTTTCAATAGTCACATCATGCATTCTATTATCCAGAAATCTGCCTATTATTGGTTTCAGTTCATGCATTTTCATACCatgtatttttgtttttttttgcaGGCAGCTAAAGCATGAGGAAAAACGGTGCATGGATGAactgcaatgcaacatagtcgttATGAAACGTTCCCAGCCAAAGGTTCTTCGCCTGAATTTGGTTGGATCATCGAAGGAAGCTGAAAGTGTGGGTAAATTGCCTTCTGAACCAGATGAAGCTTCTGGGGaacatactaaaaataaaaatgattctTCAGATTCAATTCGAGGACCTGTTGTGACCCCGACAAGCAGTCCAGAGCTAGGGACACCATTTACTGCCACTGAAGTTGGAACATCATCAGTGTCGAGTGATCCTGGAACTTCACCATTTTTTACCTCGGAAACAAATGGAGACCTGAAGAAAGAGGAATCCCTAATTGTTAAGGAAAATAGGGATGTTGATGAATCTAGTTCAGACACAGATAGTGAACACTTATCATCAGCTTCAGCAAGTTTGAGGTTTGAGCCATGGATGGGAGAATTCATTAGTTCTCACATTCAATCCTCACGACGTATGGAGGAAGTCTCACAAAGAAGTACCAATATGGCGCAAGAATCAACAACTAAAGCCTTGCTAGAGAAGTTCTCAAAGCTTGATAGACAAATTGGAGCTGGAATGTCCAACTACAGGACAGATTTAGAGTTAAGCGGAAATGTGAGAGAAGCAACATCATTGTCCAGAAATGCCCCTCCCGGACCCCCTCCTTTGTGCTCAAT
This sequence is a window from Manihot esculenta cultivar AM560-2 chromosome 4, M.esculenta_v8, whole genome shotgun sequence. Protein-coding genes within it:
- the LOC110613533 gene encoding inactive protein kinase SELMODRAFT_444075 produces the protein MSREQKRGKQEKGSDVAEKVVVAVKASKEIPKTALVWALTHVVHAGDCITLLVVVPSQSSGRKLWGFPRFAGDCASGHRKSHSGATSEQKCDITDSCSQMILQLHDVYDPNKINVKIKIVSGSPCGAVAAEAKRAQANWVVLDKQLKHEEKRCMDELQCNIVVMKRSQPKVLRLNLVGSSKEAESVGKLPSEPDEASGEHTKNKNDSSDSIRGPVVTPTSSPELGTPFTATEVGTSSVSSDPGTSPFFTSETNGDLKKEESLIVKENRDVDESSSDTDSEHLSSASASLRFEPWMGEFISSHIQSSRRMEEVSQRSTNMAQESTTKALLEKFSKLDRQIGAGMSNYRTDLELSGNVREATSLSRNAPPGPPPLCSICQHKAPVFGKPPRWFSYAELELATGGFSQANFLAEGGFGSVHRGVLPDGQAVAVKQHKLASSQGDLEFCSEVEVLSCAQHRNVVMLIGFCIEDKRRLLVYEYICNGSLDSHLYGRHREPLEWSARQKVAVGAARGLRYLHEECRVGCIVHRDMRPNNILITHDFEPLVGDFGLARWQPDGDTGVETRVIGTFGYLAPEYAQSGQITEKADVYSFGVVLVELVTGRKAVDLNRPKGQQCLTEWARPLLEEYAIDELIDPRLGNCYSEQEVYCMLHAASLCIRRDPHSRPRMSQVLRILEGDMLMDANYTSTPGYDVGNRSGRIWVERQQQHYSGPMSNEAVEGFSKLSLDTLRPVFWERDKGRKISYEEDL